A genomic stretch from Alloyangia pacifica includes:
- a CDS encoding ABC transporter permease — MTTETAATKPRRALPSMSVLGPVIALLVLIVVGTALNSNFLSAANITNVLARSAFIGIIAVGMTFVITAGGLDLSVGSMAAFIAGLMILVMNAALPVLGVGIPIILLGMAVALLAGIAAGLINGFLITTLGIEAFIVTLGSMGIYRSLVTWLADGGTLSLDFGLRTFYRPVYFGGLFGISWPIIVFALTVIVGEVLMSRARFGRHCAAIGSNESVAHYSNVNVNRTRLMTYAMLGMLVGVATIMYVPRLGSASASTGVLWELEAIAAVIIGGTILKGGFGRVWGTVIGVLILSMIDNILNLTDLVSPYLNGAIQGVIIILAVILQREAKAKG, encoded by the coding sequence ATGACGACCGAAACTGCGGCGACCAAGCCTCGCAGGGCGCTCCCCTCGATGAGCGTTCTGGGGCCGGTGATCGCGCTTCTGGTGCTGATCGTGGTGGGGACCGCGCTGAACTCCAACTTCCTCAGCGCCGCCAACATCACCAACGTGCTGGCCCGCTCCGCCTTCATCGGCATCATCGCGGTGGGCATGACCTTCGTGATCACCGCCGGCGGGCTTGACCTGTCGGTGGGCTCGATGGCGGCCTTCATCGCGGGGCTGATGATCCTGGTGATGAACGCGGCGCTGCCGGTCCTTGGGGTCGGCATCCCGATCATTCTGCTGGGCATGGCGGTGGCGCTGTTGGCGGGGATCGCCGCAGGGTTGATCAACGGTTTCCTGATCACCACGCTGGGGATCGAGGCCTTCATCGTCACGCTCGGCAGCATGGGCATCTACCGCAGCCTTGTCACCTGGCTGGCGGACGGCGGCACGCTGAGCCTCGATTTCGGGCTGCGCACCTTCTACCGGCCGGTCTACTTCGGCGGGCTCTTCGGGATCAGCTGGCCGATCATCGTCTTCGCGCTCACGGTCATCGTCGGCGAGGTTCTGATGAGCCGCGCCCGCTTCGGCCGGCACTGCGCGGCGATCGGATCGAACGAGAGCGTGGCGCATTATTCGAACGTCAACGTTAACCGCACCCGGCTGATGACCTATGCCATGCTGGGAATGCTCGTCGGCGTGGCGACGATCATGTATGTGCCGCGGCTCGGCTCGGCCTCGGCCTCGACCGGCGTGTTGTGGGAGCTCGAGGCGATCGCGGCGGTGATCATCGGCGGCACCATCCTCAAGGGCGGTTTCGGCCGGGTCTGGGGCACGGTGATCGGCGTGCTGATCCTGAGCATGATCGACAACATCCTGAATCTGACCGACCTGGTCTCGCCCTATCTCAACGGCGCGATCCAGGGGGTCATCATCATTCTCGCGGTGATCTTGCAGCGGGAAGCCAAGGCAAAGGGATAA
- a CDS encoding LacI family DNA-binding transcriptional regulator, which translates to MNRRPPTLSDVARRAGVSYATADRVVNGRAGVSEKAARNVHAAIEALGYVRNVAAANLSQQRLYRFAIVLPSGSNAFFRRVQTLFAEAASRLMSDRISLLVESVEAFDAEALTKRMEALAEARVDGVAVVASDDAQTVAAIAALRAHDIPVVTLVSDVPGSQRNAYVGIDNVVAGRTVGRLIRMAHGGRRGRVLPVVGALSARDHAERLAGMREVIGGEFEIAPVVEGRDRFELVETLVGQALAEDPAITAIYSAGAGNAGLVRVLEALPPDAARPHVFLHELVPHSRRALEEGLIDVIIDQRPEEEVARVIEHLTLLADRRELLRTDPIVPTIFVRENLPQAQADALESTG; encoded by the coding sequence ATGAACAGACGGCCACCGACTTTGTCGGATGTCGCGCGTCGCGCTGGTGTCAGCTATGCGACCGCCGATCGTGTCGTGAACGGCCGAGCGGGCGTCTCCGAAAAGGCGGCACGCAACGTGCATGCGGCGATCGAGGCGTTGGGCTATGTGCGCAATGTGGCGGCCGCCAACCTGTCTCAGCAGCGCCTCTACAGGTTTGCAATCGTATTGCCGTCCGGCTCCAATGCCTTTTTTCGCCGTGTGCAGACGCTGTTCGCAGAGGCGGCGTCGCGGCTGATGTCCGACCGCATCAGCCTCTTGGTCGAAAGCGTCGAGGCTTTCGATGCGGAGGCGCTGACGAAGCGAATGGAGGCGCTGGCCGAAGCACGGGTCGATGGGGTGGCCGTGGTCGCGAGCGATGACGCGCAGACAGTGGCCGCCATTGCCGCGCTGAGGGCCCACGACATCCCGGTGGTCACGCTGGTCTCGGACGTGCCGGGATCGCAACGAAACGCTTATGTGGGGATCGACAACGTGGTGGCGGGGCGCACGGTCGGTCGGCTGATCCGCATGGCCCACGGCGGGCGCAGGGGCCGGGTGCTGCCGGTGGTCGGGGCGCTGTCGGCGCGCGACCACGCCGAGCGGCTTGCGGGGATGCGCGAGGTGATTGGCGGCGAATTCGAGATCGCGCCCGTGGTCGAGGGCCGCGACCGCTTCGAACTGGTCGAGACGCTGGTCGGCCAGGCGCTGGCCGAGGATCCCGCGATCACCGCGATCTACAGCGCCGGCGCTGGGAATGCGGGGCTTGTCCGGGTGCTCGAGGCGCTACCCCCGGATGCTGCGCGGCCCCATGTCTTCCTGCACGAGCTGGTGCCGCATTCGCGGCGTGCGCTCGAGGAGGGGCTCATCGACGTGATCATCGACCAGCGCCCCGAGGAAGAGGTGGCGAGGGTGATCGAGCATCTGACGCTGCTGGCCGACCGTCGCGAGCTGCTGCGGACCGACCCGATCGTGCCGACAATCTTCGTGCGCGAGAACCTGCCGCAGGCGCAGGCGGATGCGCTCGAGTCTACGGGCTGA
- a CDS encoding sugar phosphate isomerase/epimerase family protein, with translation MKTIKGPGLFLAQFAGDTAPFDSWDGITKWAANCGYKGVQVPVWDARLVDLDKLATSQTYCDEWAGQARDNGVEVTDLSTHILGQLVAVHPAYDAWVDGFAAPEVQGKPKERTEWAVEQVKKALTASKNLGIGQHVTFSGGLCWPFVYPFPQRPQGMVDTGFDELARRWRPILDHAEDCGVDVCYEIHPMEDLHDGITFEMFLDKLNGHARCNMLYDPSHYVLQCLDYLDNIDIYAERIKMFHVKDAEFNPTGRQGVYGGYQPWVDRAGRFRSLGDGQVDFSAIFAKMAAIDFDGWAVVEWECALKHPEDGAREGAQFVKDHIIRVTPHAFDDFAGGDIDEATNKKLLGIG, from the coding sequence ATGAAGACCATCAAGGGGCCGGGGCTGTTTCTGGCACAGTTCGCAGGTGACACCGCGCCGTTCGATTCCTGGGACGGCATCACCAAGTGGGCCGCCAACTGCGGCTACAAGGGCGTGCAGGTGCCGGTCTGGGATGCGCGGCTTGTCGATCTCGACAAGCTGGCGACTTCGCAGACCTATTGCGACGAATGGGCGGGGCAGGCGCGCGACAACGGCGTCGAGGTGACCGACCTGTCGACCCACATTCTCGGGCAGCTCGTTGCCGTCCACCCGGCCTATGACGCCTGGGTCGACGGCTTTGCCGCGCCCGAGGTGCAGGGCAAGCCGAAAGAGCGCACCGAATGGGCCGTGGAGCAGGTCAAGAAGGCACTTACCGCCTCGAAGAACCTTGGCATCGGCCAGCATGTGACCTTCTCCGGCGGGCTCTGCTGGCCCTTCGTCTATCCCTTCCCGCAGCGCCCGCAGGGCATGGTGGACACGGGCTTTGACGAGCTGGCCCGGCGCTGGCGCCCGATCCTCGACCATGCCGAGGACTGCGGCGTCGACGTCTGCTACGAGATCCACCCGATGGAAGACCTGCACGACGGCATCACCTTCGAGATGTTCCTCGACAAGCTGAACGGCCATGCGCGCTGCAACATGCTCTACGATCCCTCGCACTACGTGCTGCAATGCCTCGATTATCTCGACAACATCGACATCTATGCCGAGCGCATCAAGATGTTCCACGTCAAGGACGCCGAGTTCAATCCGACCGGGCGCCAGGGCGTCTACGGCGGCTACCAGCCCTGGGTTGACCGCGCCGGCCGGTTCCGCAGCCTGGGCGACGGGCAGGTCGATTTCAGCGCGATCTTCGCGAAGATGGCGGCGATCGATTTCGACGGCTGGGCCGTGGTCGAATGGGAATGCGCGCTGAAGCATCCCGAGGATGGCGCGCGCGAGGGCGCGCAATTCGTCAAGGATCACATCATCCGCGTCACGCCGCACGCCTTCGACGACTTCGCGGGCGGAGATATCGACGAGGCGACCAACAAGAAACTGCTGGGGATCGGCTGA
- a CDS encoding LacI family DNA-binding transcriptional regulator, translating into MTRPTIHDVARVAGVSLSTVDRVLNDRDGVREKTRDRVLDAIGSLGFERNLAAANLSRKRRYRLCFILPDGQNSFMHALEAHVAEEAAAVLRDFTVIETRKIPAFDAGALAEMLRSLDPETVDGVAMVATDATIVRIAVRELRARGIAVVTLVSDLPGSEKQGFIGIDNVQAGRTAGSLLGRFCRGRTGRIAMVSGSMLVRDHAERRLGFEQVLRTEFPEQTLIAPLEGRDDKDLVRDQLAAQLAADPGIIGVYSMGAGNRGVAEALAGLPPERDVSVVVHELTPYSREALLHGSFDAVLHQDSRREVQGAIQLLRSLLDGQLPSPAIEPIRVEIYMRDNLP; encoded by the coding sequence ATGACCCGCCCGACAATTCACGACGTTGCCCGGGTTGCGGGCGTCAGCCTCTCGACCGTCGACAGAGTTCTGAACGACCGCGACGGCGTGCGCGAGAAAACCCGCGACCGGGTGCTCGACGCGATCGGCAGCCTTGGGTTCGAACGCAACCTCGCCGCCGCCAATCTCTCGCGCAAGCGACGCTATCGGCTCTGCTTCATCCTGCCTGACGGGCAGAACAGCTTCATGCACGCGCTCGAGGCACACGTCGCGGAAGAGGCCGCGGCGGTCCTGCGCGACTTCACGGTCATCGAGACGCGCAAGATTCCGGCCTTCGACGCGGGCGCGCTGGCTGAGATGCTGCGGAGCCTTGATCCCGAGACCGTCGACGGGGTCGCCATGGTGGCGACAGACGCCACCATCGTGCGCATTGCCGTGCGCGAACTGCGAGCCCGTGGCATCGCCGTCGTCACGCTGGTTTCGGACCTTCCAGGCTCTGAAAAGCAGGGGTTCATCGGCATTGACAACGTCCAGGCCGGTCGCACCGCGGGCAGCCTCCTGGGGCGTTTCTGCCGCGGCCGCACGGGCCGGATCGCGATGGTCAGCGGTTCGATGCTGGTGCGTGACCACGCCGAGCGGCGCCTCGGCTTCGAGCAGGTGCTGCGCACCGAGTTTCCCGAGCAGACGCTCATCGCTCCGCTCGAAGGGCGCGACGACAAGGACCTCGTGCGGGACCAACTGGCAGCGCAGCTCGCTGCGGACCCGGGGATCATCGGCGTCTACAGCATGGGCGCAGGCAACCGCGGCGTGGCCGAGGCGCTCGCCGGCCTGCCCCCCGAGAGGGATGTCTCGGTCGTGGTGCACGAGCTGACGCCCTATTCGCGCGAGGCGCTGCTGCACGGCAGCTTCGATGCCGTCCTGCATCAGGACAGCCGGCGCGAGGTGCAGGGGGCGATCCAGCTTCTGCGAAGCCTTCTGGACGGCCAACTGCCGTCACCCGCCATTGAGCCGATCCGCGTCGAGATCTACATGCGCGACAACCTGCCCTGA
- the xylB gene encoding xylulokinase, whose translation MAYLGVDLGTSGLRALLVDEGGAPLGAAENTYEAQHPHSGWSEQDPAEWIAALDAAVEELRAAHPEFAGLRGIGVAGHMHGATLLDAAGKVIRPCILWNDTRSHIEAAELDAMEGVRDLSGNIVFPGFTAPKLAWVRKHEPENFSKVAKVLLPAAYMNYHLTGSYFADMSDSAGTSWLDTGARDWSEELLEAGGMRREQMPQLLEGCEPGRRLKPELAARWGVSGEVVIAAGAGDNAAAACGIGAMNEGQGFVSLGTSGVLLAARDGYRPAPETALHTFCHAVPGRWYQMGVMLSATDSLNWLARITGTTPKELTAPLGETLRAPGRVRFLPYLSGERTPHNDAEIRGSFTGLGAETTRDDLTRAVLEGVTFGLRDSQAALEVTGLRLDRLIAIGGGTGSRYWLKLIATALDVTLDLPSGGEFGAALGAARLGMVASGAHRVEDVMSTPAIREEIAPEPALRSAFDDAYQRFRGAYAAIRSVQ comes from the coding sequence ATGGCATACTTGGGTGTCGATCTTGGCACATCGGGGCTGCGCGCCCTTCTGGTGGACGAAGGCGGTGCGCCGCTCGGCGCCGCCGAGAATACGTATGAGGCGCAGCATCCGCATTCGGGCTGGTCGGAGCAGGATCCCGCAGAGTGGATTGCCGCGCTCGACGCCGCGGTCGAGGAGCTGCGCGCGGCCCATCCCGAGTTCGCCGGGCTTCGCGGTATCGGCGTCGCCGGCCACATGCATGGGGCCACGCTGCTCGACGCGGCGGGAAAGGTGATCCGCCCCTGCATCCTGTGGAACGATACCCGCTCGCATATCGAGGCGGCGGAGCTGGATGCCATGGAGGGCGTCCGCGACCTTTCGGGCAATATCGTCTTTCCCGGCTTCACCGCGCCGAAGCTCGCCTGGGTGCGCAAGCACGAGCCAGAGAATTTCTCCAAGGTTGCCAAGGTGCTGCTGCCGGCCGCCTACATGAATTACCACCTGACCGGCAGCTATTTCGCCGACATGTCCGACAGCGCCGGCACCTCATGGCTCGACACCGGCGCACGCGACTGGTCCGAAGAGCTGCTGGAGGCGGGGGGAATGCGGCGCGAGCAGATGCCCCAGTTGCTCGAGGGGTGCGAGCCCGGCAGGCGGCTGAAGCCGGAGCTGGCCGCACGCTGGGGTGTGTCGGGCGAGGTGGTGATCGCCGCAGGGGCAGGCGACAACGCCGCCGCGGCTTGCGGCATCGGTGCGATGAACGAGGGCCAGGGGTTCGTCTCGCTCGGCACCTCGGGGGTGCTTTTGGCAGCGCGCGACGGTTACCGCCCGGCGCCCGAAACCGCGCTGCACACCTTCTGCCACGCGGTGCCCGGACGCTGGTACCAGATGGGGGTGATGCTGTCGGCAACCGATAGTCTCAACTGGCTCGCGCGGATCACCGGCACCACGCCGAAAGAGCTCACGGCGCCTTTGGGCGAGACGCTGCGCGCACCCGGTCGCGTCCGCTTCCTGCCCTACCTGTCTGGCGAGCGAACACCGCACAACGACGCCGAGATCCGCGGCAGTTTCACCGGGCTCGGGGCGGAAACCACCCGCGACGACCTCACGCGGGCAGTGCTCGAGGGCGTCACCTTCGGGCTGCGCGACAGCCAGGCCGCGCTGGAAGTGACCGGCCTGCGTCTCGACCGGCTCATCGCCATCGGCGGCGGCACTGGGTCGCGCTACTGGCTCAAGCTGATCGCCACGGCGCTCGACGTGACGCTGGATCTGCCGAGCGGCGGCGAGTTCGGTGCGGCACTTGGGGCGGCGCGGCTCGGAATGGTCGCCTCGGGTGCTCACCGGGTCGAGGATGTGATGTCCACGCCGGCGATCCGCGAAGAGATCGCGCCCGAGCCGGCGCTGCGCTCCGCCTTCGACGATGCCTACCAGCGGTTCCGAGGTGCCTACGCCGCGATCCGGTCGGTTCAATAG
- a CDS encoding ABC transporter substrate-binding protein codes for MRHTVAIAALMGGLASAGGAMAQTEINVLRVAVNDEQEAYYEQIAKAFEAEHEGVNVTFEYIANEAYKSKLPTLLQSDARPDIFYSWGGQTLVEQAEAGFLQPISDMLPEGFAETIPEAGLTAYSVDGTLYGLPLYATEVVFWTNKALTEKAGVDLEAIKTWDDFLAAVQTVKDAGITPIIVGGQDKWPLHFYWSYLALREGGKDIISQAMAGEDGGFENEAFVAAGKDFQELTALEPFQPGFMGTTYETSSGMFADGAGAFYLMGDWDYLPMRERSTSGEGLPDDQLAIVNFPAVSDPVAEGGEGATLGGINGWAVSNSAEPEAVEFLAYLLSAENQREAARQQIFIPIVKGTGDALENQFYAKVSKDVEDSSYHQIFLDQFLGASVGATVNDISADLAQGAITPEEAAAQVQEAWSFR; via the coding sequence ATGAGACATACCGTTGCCATAGCCGCGCTGATGGGCGGACTAGCATCGGCCGGGGGCGCAATGGCCCAGACCGAGATCAACGTGCTGCGCGTCGCCGTGAACGATGAGCAAGAGGCCTACTACGAGCAAATCGCCAAGGCGTTCGAGGCCGAGCACGAGGGTGTGAACGTCACCTTCGAGTACATCGCCAACGAGGCCTACAAGTCTAAGCTGCCGACGCTGCTACAGTCGGACGCGCGGCCCGACATCTTCTACAGCTGGGGCGGTCAGACCCTGGTCGAACAGGCCGAGGCAGGCTTCCTGCAGCCGATCAGCGACATGCTCCCCGAGGGATTTGCCGAAACCATCCCCGAGGCCGGGCTGACTGCCTATTCGGTGGACGGCACGCTCTACGGCCTGCCCCTTTATGCCACCGAGGTGGTGTTCTGGACCAACAAGGCGCTGACCGAGAAGGCCGGTGTCGATCTCGAAGCGATCAAGACCTGGGACGATTTCCTTGCCGCAGTACAGACGGTGAAGGATGCGGGGATCACGCCGATCATCGTCGGCGGGCAGGACAAGTGGCCGCTGCACTTCTACTGGAGCTACCTGGCTCTGCGCGAGGGCGGCAAGGACATCATCTCGCAGGCCATGGCAGGCGAGGATGGCGGCTTCGAGAACGAGGCCTTCGTGGCTGCAGGCAAGGACTTCCAGGAACTGACCGCGCTCGAGCCCTTCCAGCCCGGCTTCATGGGCACCACCTACGAGACCTCGAGCGGCATGTTCGCCGATGGCGCGGGCGCCTTCTACCTGATGGGCGACTGGGACTACCTGCCGATGCGCGAGCGTTCGACCAGCGGCGAGGGCCTGCCGGACGACCAACTGGCGATCGTCAACTTCCCGGCGGTCTCTGACCCTGTCGCCGAGGGCGGCGAAGGTGCGACGCTCGGCGGCATCAATGGTTGGGCCGTGTCGAATTCCGCGGAGCCCGAGGCGGTCGAATTCCTGGCCTACCTGCTCAGTGCCGAGAACCAGCGCGAGGCCGCGCGCCAGCAGATCTTCATCCCCATCGTCAAGGGCACCGGCGACGCGCTGGAGAACCAGTTCTACGCCAAGGTCTCGAAGGACGTCGAAGACAGCTCGTACCACCAGATCTTCCTCGACCAGTTCCTCGGAGCCTCGGTCGGTGCGACGGTCAACGACATCTCGGCCGACCTCGCCCAGGGCGCGATCACTCCGGAGGAGGCAGCAGCGCAGGTCCAGGAGGCCTGGAGCTTCCGCTGA
- a CDS encoding ABC transporter substrate-binding protein translates to MKTLLAGCTALALGAGGALAQDGETKVIGVSIPAATHGWAGGMNFHAQQTVERLEEVYPQLDFVLATASDPGKQVNDIEDMVATRGIDALVVLPFESDPLTPPVQAVAESGAWVTVVDRGLSVEGIEDLYVAGDNPGFGRVSGEYMVSQMPEGGKIVVLRGIPTTIDNERVEGFQQAIEGSGIEVIDMEHGNWNRDDSFNVMQDFLSKHEQIDAVWASDDDMAVGVLAAIDAAGRDDVKFVLGGAGMKEMIKRVMDGDAMIPADVTYPPSMIATAIELTAVGLTSNAPVSGTFTIGSVLITPENAEQFYYPDSPF, encoded by the coding sequence ATGAAGACGCTGCTGGCCGGATGCACGGCCTTGGCGCTCGGCGCAGGAGGAGCGCTGGCGCAGGATGGCGAGACCAAGGTGATCGGCGTGTCGATCCCCGCGGCGACCCATGGCTGGGCGGGCGGCATGAACTTCCACGCGCAGCAGACCGTCGAGCGGCTCGAGGAGGTCTATCCGCAGCTCGATTTCGTGCTCGCCACGGCCTCTGATCCGGGCAAGCAGGTCAACGACATCGAGGACATGGTGGCGACGCGCGGCATCGACGCGCTGGTCGTGCTGCCCTTCGAATCCGACCCGCTGACGCCGCCGGTGCAGGCCGTCGCCGAGAGCGGCGCCTGGGTCACCGTGGTGGACCGCGGCCTATCGGTGGAGGGGATCGAGGACCTCTACGTCGCTGGTGACAACCCCGGCTTCGGGCGCGTCTCGGGCGAATACATGGTCTCGCAGATGCCCGAAGGCGGGAAGATCGTCGTCCTGCGCGGCATTCCCACCACCATCGACAACGAGCGGGTCGAAGGGTTCCAGCAGGCGATCGAGGGCTCGGGCATCGAGGTCATCGACATGGAGCACGGCAACTGGAACCGCGATGACAGCTTCAACGTCATGCAGGACTTCCTGTCCAAGCATGAGCAGATCGATGCGGTCTGGGCCTCGGATGACGACATGGCGGTAGGTGTGCTGGCGGCGATCGATGCGGCCGGGCGCGATGACGTCAAGTTCGTGCTCGGCGGCGCCGGCATGAAGGAGATGATCAAGCGCGTGATGGATGGCGACGCGATGATCCCCGCCGACGTGACCTACCCGCCGTCGATGATCGCCACGGCGATCGAGCTGACCGCGGTCGGTTTGACCTCGAACGCGCCGGTCTCGGGCACCTTCACCATCGGATCGGTGCTGATCACCCCCGAGAACGCCGAGCAGTTCTACTACCCTGACAGCCCCTTCTAA
- a CDS encoding sugar ABC transporter ATP-binding protein, protein MSAPSVLALRQVTKSFGPVEVLHGVTLDLRAGEVLALIGENGAGKSTTMKILAGIEAPSAGQILLDGQEVTFGSLHDGEEAGIVMIHQEFNLAEQLTVEQNIFLGRELRKGWLLDKARMRRLTREYLARIDCHIDPDTLVSKLSNSDKQMVEIAKALSRDARVLVMDEPTAVLTGSETRILFEQVRALKAAGTAILFTSHKLGEVAEIADTVTVLRDGTLVHDGPAGEITEDQMATAMVGRDVSDLYPDKPDAAPDREVLLRVEGLSVPGRASDISFDLHRGEILGIAGLIGSGRTEAMEGLCGLRPATSTRIEIGGTPVSITRPGDALEQGLCYLTEDRKLRGLLLGKGMRENLTLQALHKYGRMLIDFAAEERALDRAIEEFDIRAGARDMRVGNLSGGNQQKLLLAKVMQSDPMILIVDEPTRGIDIGTKQQIYAFLRKLAEEGHGIVVISSEMQEVIGLSDRVMVMRMGRIAKELTGDQITEDTIVRHAMGVGTGSTERVA, encoded by the coding sequence ATGAGCGCACCCTCCGTCCTCGCGCTCCGTCAGGTGACGAAGAGCTTCGGCCCCGTGGAGGTTCTCCACGGGGTCACGCTCGACCTGCGGGCGGGCGAGGTGCTGGCGCTGATCGGCGAGAACGGCGCGGGCAAGTCGACGACGATGAAAATCCTCGCCGGCATCGAGGCGCCGAGCGCGGGACAGATCCTGCTGGACGGGCAGGAGGTGACCTTCGGCTCGCTGCACGATGGCGAAGAGGCGGGGATCGTGATGATCCACCAGGAGTTCAACCTCGCCGAGCAGCTGACGGTCGAGCAGAACATCTTTCTGGGGCGCGAGCTGCGGAAGGGCTGGCTGCTCGACAAGGCCCGGATGCGCCGGCTCACGCGCGAGTATCTCGCGCGCATCGACTGCCACATCGACCCGGACACGCTGGTGTCGAAACTGTCGAACTCGGACAAGCAGATGGTCGAGATCGCCAAGGCCCTCAGCCGCGACGCGCGGGTGCTGGTGATGGACGAGCCGACCGCCGTGCTGACCGGCTCGGAGACGCGCATCCTGTTTGAGCAGGTGCGGGCGCTGAAGGCGGCGGGCACGGCAATCCTGTTCACCTCGCACAAGCTTGGCGAGGTGGCCGAGATCGCCGACACGGTGACCGTGCTGCGCGACGGCACGCTGGTGCACGACGGCCCGGCTGGCGAGATCACCGAGGACCAGATGGCCACGGCGATGGTGGGCCGGGATGTCTCGGACCTCTATCCCGACAAGCCGGACGCGGCGCCGGACCGCGAGGTGCTGCTGCGTGTCGAGGGGCTGAGCGTTCCGGGCCGCGCCAGTGACATCTCTTTCGACCTGCACAGGGGCGAGATCCTCGGGATCGCAGGGCTGATCGGCTCGGGCCGCACCGAGGCGATGGAGGGGCTCTGCGGGCTGCGGCCAGCGACAAGCACGCGCATCGAGATCGGCGGCACGCCGGTCAGCATCACGCGGCCCGGCGACGCGCTGGAGCAGGGGCTGTGCTACCTGACAGAGGACCGCAAGCTGCGCGGGCTGCTGCTGGGCAAGGGCATGCGCGAGAACCTGACCCTGCAGGCGCTGCACAAATACGGCCGGATGCTGATCGACTTTGCCGCCGAGGAGCGCGCGCTCGACCGCGCCATCGAAGAGTTCGACATCCGCGCCGGGGCGCGCGACATGCGCGTCGGCAACCTGTCGGGCGGCAACCAGCAAAAGCTCTTGCTGGCCAAGGTGATGCAGTCCGATCCGATGATCCTGATCGTCGATGAGCCGACGCGCGGCATCGACATCGGCACCAAGCAGCAGATTTACGCCTTCCTCCGCAAACTCGCGGAAGAAGGCCATGGGATCGTGGTGATCTCGTCCGAGATGCAGGAGGTGATCGGCCTGTCGGACAGGGTGATGGTGATGCGCATGGGCCGGATCGCCAAGGAGCTGACCGGCGACCAGATCACCGAAGACACAATCGTCCGCCACGCCATGGGCGTTGGAACGGGCAGCACGGAAAGGGTGGCATGA
- a CDS encoding Gfo/Idh/MocA family protein, which produces MTRIRLGMVGGGNDAFIGGVHRIASRIDGHFDLVAGALSSTPEKARASAEALGLDPARSYGSFEEMAEAEAAREDGIEAVSIVTPNHVHFPAAKAFLSRGIHVICDKPLTATFEDAEAMEKAVAESKALFILTHNYTGYPMIRQARQMVAGGALGKIRIVQVEYPQDWLTDAVETEGVKQAEWRTDPERSGAGGSIGDIGTHAYNLAGFVSGLTGAELAADLQSFGAGRKLDDNAHILLRYEGGARGMLWCSQVAPGNENGLRLRVYGETGGLEWAQEDPNYLWFTPHGEPTRRLTRNGPGAIDASTSVSRIPSGHPEGYLEGFATIYTEAAEAIRAVQGGASREAVMGVLPGIAAGLEGMAFIRACVASAGDNAAWTKL; this is translated from the coding sequence ATGACACGTATCAGACTGGGCATGGTGGGCGGCGGCAACGACGCCTTCATCGGCGGGGTCCACCGCATTGCGAGCCGCATCGACGGCCACTTCGACCTTGTGGCCGGGGCGCTCTCCTCGACCCCCGAGAAGGCCCGCGCCAGCGCCGAGGCGCTGGGGCTCGACCCGGCGCGCTCCTACGGCAGCTTCGAGGAGATGGCCGAGGCCGAGGCGGCGCGCGAGGACGGCATCGAGGCGGTCAGCATCGTCACCCCGAATCACGTGCATTTCCCCGCTGCGAAGGCCTTTCTGTCTCGCGGCATCCACGTGATCTGCGACAAGCCATTGACCGCGACCTTTGAGGATGCCGAGGCGATGGAAAAGGCGGTGGCCGAGAGCAAGGCGCTGTTTATCCTCACCCACAATTACACCGGCTATCCGATGATCCGGCAGGCCCGGCAGATGGTCGCCGGCGGTGCGCTTGGCAAGATCCGCATCGTGCAGGTGGAATACCCGCAGGACTGGCTGACCGACGCGGTGGAGACCGAGGGCGTGAAGCAGGCCGAGTGGCGCACCGATCCCGAGCGGTCCGGGGCAGGCGGCTCGATCGGTGACATCGGCACCCATGCCTATAACCTCGCGGGCTTCGTCTCCGGCCTGACCGGGGCCGAGCTGGCCGCCGATCTGCAAAGCTTCGGAGCGGGGCGCAAGCTCGACGACAACGCCCATATTCTGCTGCGCTACGAGGGCGGCGCGCGCGGCATGCTCTGGTGCAGCCAGGTCGCGCCGGGCAACGAGAACGGCTTGCGCCTGCGCGTCTATGGCGAAACGGGCGGGCTGGAGTGGGCGCAGGAGGATCCCAACTACCTGTGGTTCACGCCGCATGGCGAGCCGACCCGCCGCCTGACCCGCAATGGCCCGGGGGCCATCGACGCCTCGACCTCCGTCAGCCGCATCCCGTCGGGGCATCCGGAGGGCTATCTCGAGGGCTTCGCGACGATCTATACCGAGGCAGCCGAGGCGATCCGTGCGGTGCAGGGCGGCGCGTCGCGTGAGGCGGTGATGGGCGTTCTTCCGGGGATCGCGGCCGGGCTCGAGGGCATGGCCTTCATCCGCGCGTGCGTCGCCTCGGCGGGGGACAACGCGGCATGGACCAAGCTGTGA